The proteins below are encoded in one region of Vannielia litorea:
- a CDS encoding ABC transporter ATP-binding protein encodes MSLLETRNLMKSFGGIRATSDLSLSVEPGELHAIIGPNGAGKTTLITQLCGTQAPDAGQVLFKGRDITALAPHKRARLGITRSFQITSLIADMTVVENIALAVQAREGSSFRFFRAADSIPATRAKAMDLLARVGLAEKAGMVTSALSHGEHRHMEIAIALASQAELMLLDEPMAGLGPEESARMVELLRGLKGRHTIVLIEHDMDAVFALADRISVLVYGTIIATGDPASIHANKEVEAAYLGEETHA; translated from the coding sequence ATGAGCCTGCTCGAAACCCGCAACCTGATGAAGAGCTTCGGCGGCATCCGCGCCACGAGCGACCTCAGCCTCTCGGTCGAGCCCGGCGAGCTGCACGCCATCATCGGCCCCAACGGCGCGGGCAAGACCACGCTCATCACCCAGCTCTGCGGCACCCAGGCGCCCGACGCCGGGCAGGTGCTCTTCAAGGGCCGCGACATCACCGCACTGGCCCCGCACAAACGCGCCCGCCTCGGCATCACCCGCAGCTTCCAGATCACCTCCCTGATCGCCGACATGACCGTGGTGGAGAACATCGCGCTCGCCGTCCAGGCCCGCGAAGGCTCCTCCTTCCGCTTCTTCCGCGCCGCCGACAGCATCCCCGCCACCCGCGCCAAGGCAATGGATCTGCTCGCCCGCGTCGGCCTTGCCGAGAAGGCCGGCATGGTCACCTCCGCGCTCTCCCACGGCGAGCACCGCCACATGGAGATCGCCATCGCGCTGGCCAGTCAGGCCGAGCTGATGCTGCTCGACGAGCCCATGGCCGGGCTGGGGCCGGAGGAAAGCGCCCGCATGGTCGAGCTGCTCCGAGGCCTCAAGGGCCGCCACACCATCGTCCTGATCGAGCACGACATGGATGCCGTCTTCGCCCTGGCCGACCGGATCTCGGTGCTGGTCTACGGCACCATCATCGCCACCGGCGACCCGGCCTCGATCCACGCCAACAAGGAGGTCGAGGCCGCCTACCTCGGGGAAGAGACCCATGCTTGA
- a CDS encoding ABC transporter ATP-binding protein — protein sequence MLEVAGLQAHYGPSQALFDISLQVGAGQVVTLLGRNGMGKTTTISAIMGIVKPSAGSIRLEGQELAGMPSHRIANLGLGLVPEGRQIFPNLTARENLVATASNHLDQPDPWTEERVYALFPELAERTSSMGNLLSGGEQQMLAIGRALMTNPRLLILDEATEGLAPLVRAKIWQALAQIRDTGLSILVVDKNLHDLMRLADRHVVIQRGETVWQGTSAELEADVVARERFLGL from the coding sequence ATGCTTGAGGTCGCCGGTCTCCAGGCCCACTACGGGCCGTCCCAGGCGCTCTTCGACATCTCGCTCCAGGTCGGGGCAGGGCAGGTGGTCACGCTGCTCGGCCGCAACGGCATGGGCAAGACCACCACCATCAGCGCGATCATGGGCATCGTGAAGCCCTCGGCGGGCAGCATCCGGCTCGAGGGGCAGGAGCTGGCCGGCATGCCCTCGCACCGCATCGCCAACCTCGGCCTCGGGCTGGTGCCCGAAGGCCGCCAGATCTTTCCCAATCTGACCGCCCGCGAGAACCTCGTCGCCACCGCCTCCAACCACCTCGACCAGCCCGACCCCTGGACCGAGGAGCGCGTCTATGCGCTCTTCCCCGAACTGGCCGAGCGCACCTCCTCGATGGGCAACCTGCTCTCCGGCGGCGAGCAGCAGATGCTCGCCATCGGCCGCGCGCTCATGACGAACCCCCGCCTGCTGATCCTCGACGAGGCCACCGAGGGCCTCGCCCCGCTGGTCCGCGCCAAGATCTGGCAGGCGCTGGCACAGATCCGCGACACCGGCCTGTCGATCCTGGTGGTCGACAAGAACCTGCACGACCTGATGCGCCTCGCCGACCGCCACGTGGTGATCCAGCGCGGCGAGACCGTCTGGCAGGGCACATCGGCGGAACTCGAGGCGGATGTGGTCGCGCGGGAGAGGTTCCTCGGTCTGTGA
- a CDS encoding Lrp/AsnC ligand binding domain-containing protein, with amino-acid sequence MSAIFVQIRCTPGTTYEVAKALVLEEIHSELYSTSGEWDLLMKLYPPEGVDIGQFISENISKVKGVERTLTTLTFKAF; translated from the coding sequence ATGAGCGCCATTTTCGTCCAGATCCGCTGCACCCCCGGCACCACCTACGAGGTGGCCAAGGCGCTGGTGCTGGAGGAGATCCACTCGGAGCTTTATTCGACCTCGGGCGAGTGGGACCTGCTGATGAAGCTCTACCCGCCCGAGGGTGTGGATATCGGGCAGTTCATCTCGGAGAACATCTCGAAGGTGAAGGGCGTGGAGCGCACGCTGACGACGCTGACCTTCAAGGCGTTCTAA
- a CDS encoding LamB/YcsF family protein has protein sequence MARTIDLNADMGESFGPWVMGQDAEILKVVTSANVACGFHAGDADVMAATMHEAVKQGVGIGAHPGFADLQGFGRRRIALSQAELGNLVTYQLGAAMAVAARAGGRVRHLKLHGALANMAAEDEAMARACYEAALAVEPELVLMVIAQTAQQRAAEALGAQMACEIFADRAYEDDATLVDRKKPGAMIHDPQEAAARVLGMVEAQAIFAASGATLPARIDTICLHGDGPEALAIARAVRTKLEGAGWALAPL, from the coding sequence ATGGCGCGCACGATCGACCTGAACGCCGACATGGGCGAGAGCTTTGGCCCCTGGGTGATGGGGCAGGATGCGGAGATCCTGAAGGTGGTGACCTCGGCCAACGTGGCCTGCGGCTTTCATGCGGGCGACGCAGACGTGATGGCCGCGACCATGCACGAGGCGGTGAAACAGGGCGTGGGGATCGGGGCGCATCCGGGCTTTGCCGACTTGCAGGGCTTCGGGCGGCGGCGGATCGCGCTTTCGCAGGCGGAGCTGGGCAACCTGGTGACCTACCAGCTCGGCGCGGCGATGGCGGTGGCGGCGCGGGCCGGCGGCAGGGTGCGGCACCTCAAGCTGCACGGGGCACTGGCCAACATGGCCGCCGAGGACGAGGCGATGGCCCGGGCCTGTTACGAGGCAGCGCTGGCGGTGGAGCCGGAGCTGGTGCTGATGGTCATCGCCCAGACCGCCCAGCAGCGCGCGGCGGAGGCGCTGGGCGCGCAGATGGCCTGCGAGATCTTTGCCGACCGCGCCTACGAGGACGACGCCACGCTGGTGGACCGCAAGAAGCCGGGCGCGATGATCCACGATCCGCAGGAGGCGGCTGCGCGGGTGCTCGGCATGGTCGAGGCGCAGGCGATCTTCGCCGCCTCGGGCGCGACCCTCCCGGCGCGGATCGATACCATCTGCCTGCATGGCGACGGGCCGGAGGCGCTGGCCATCGCGCGGGCCGTGCGGACGAAGCTGGAAGGCGCCGGCTGGGCGCTTGCGCCGCTGTGA
- a CDS encoding biotin-dependent carboxyltransferase family protein, translating into MTTLRVIDVGPAVTVQDMGRPGWMAKGLARGGAADRLALLEAAALLGQEAPLAALEMAGAGGRFTVDAPVRFCLTGARMKAELDGRPVGHGETVLLAPGAVLRVGGAEKGSYGYLAFAGGVFGEDWLGSRAAHLLAGVGRVLAADDALALGPDPDPDAAARVLVPDDRLGGGSVRVMPGPQTGLFGEAVVVRFLATAFTRAPQANRQGVRLDFEGAPFESETKGLASDFITCGDIQMTGDGRPYVLLAESHTVGGYPRIGTVISADLPRLAQAQAGDAVQFTMLGVEQADALWESEAAQLARLRKAVRPRVRDPHDIPDLLGYQLVGGVTRGNELED; encoded by the coding sequence ATGACCACGCTCAGGGTGATCGACGTCGGCCCCGCGGTGACGGTGCAGGACATGGGCCGCCCCGGCTGGATGGCAAAGGGGCTGGCGCGCGGCGGCGCAGCGGATCGGCTGGCGCTGCTGGAGGCGGCGGCGCTGCTGGGGCAGGAGGCCCCGCTGGCGGCGCTGGAGATGGCCGGCGCGGGCGGGCGGTTTACCGTGGATGCGCCGGTGCGCTTTTGCCTGACCGGCGCGCGGATGAAGGCGGAGCTCGACGGCCGCCCGGTGGGGCATGGCGAGACGGTGCTGCTGGCCCCCGGCGCGGTGCTGCGGGTGGGCGGCGCGGAGAAGGGCTCCTACGGCTACCTCGCCTTCGCGGGGGGCGTGTTCGGCGAGGATTGGCTCGGCTCGCGGGCGGCGCATCTGCTGGCGGGCGTGGGCCGGGTGCTGGCGGCGGACGACGCGCTGGCGCTGGGGCCGGACCCCGACCCGGACGCCGCGGCGCGGGTGCTGGTGCCGGACGACCGGCTGGGCGGCGGCTCGGTGCGCGTGATGCCGGGGCCGCAGACCGGGCTCTTCGGCGAGGCGGTGGTGGTGCGGTTTCTTGCGACCGCCTTCACGCGCGCGCCGCAGGCCAACCGGCAGGGGGTGCGGCTGGACTTCGAGGGGGCACCCTTCGAGAGCGAGACCAAGGGGCTGGCCTCGGACTTCATCACCTGCGGCGACATCCAGATGACCGGCGACGGGCGGCCCTATGTGCTGCTGGCCGAGAGCCACACGGTGGGCGGCTACCCGCGGATCGGCACGGTGATTTCGGCCGACCTGCCGAGGCTCGCGCAGGCCCAGGCGGGCGATGCGGTGCAGTTCACGATGCTGGGCGTGGAGCAGGCGGATGCGCTCTGGGAGAGCGAGGCGGCGCAGCTGGCGCGGTTGCGCAAGGCGGTGAGGCCCCGGGTGCGCGACCCGCACGACATCCCCGATCTGCTGGGCTATCAACTGGTGGGCGGGGTGACCCGCGGCAACGAGCTGGAGGACTGA
- a CDS encoding 5-oxoprolinase subunit B family protein — protein sequence MTGTAITPEILPLGQDGVLVRFARTVSPEASAAVAQFAAAAERPGIEVAPALASVLLRFDPGKMARAEVVAAVRTLLDGQAWAGLDDPAPKRLWRVPVALDGPQLEEAARLAGRSPEEACAELTGADLRVRAIGFAPGMPYLGYLPEHWNIPRQTALTPKVPAGALVVAVRQLVLFPNESVTGWRMVGRCAFRPFLRGAKEPFVLAPGDALRFEPVEAAELQRLEREPLGGARCEEIA from the coding sequence ATGACAGGCACCGCGATCACCCCCGAAATACTGCCGCTCGGGCAGGACGGCGTGCTGGTGCGCTTTGCCCGCACGGTCAGCCCGGAGGCGAGCGCGGCGGTGGCGCAGTTTGCGGCGGCGGCGGAGAGGCCGGGGATCGAGGTTGCCCCGGCGCTGGCCTCGGTGCTGCTGCGCTTCGATCCCGGCAAGATGGCGCGGGCGGAGGTGGTTGCGGCCGTGCGGACGCTGCTCGACGGGCAGGCATGGGCCGGGCTCGACGACCCTGCGCCGAAACGGCTCTGGAGGGTGCCGGTGGCGCTGGACGGGCCGCAGCTGGAGGAGGCCGCGCGGCTTGCGGGGCGCTCGCCGGAAGAAGCCTGCGCGGAGCTGACCGGCGCCGACCTGCGGGTGCGGGCGATCGGCTTCGCGCCGGGGATGCCCTATCTCGGCTACCTGCCGGAGCACTGGAACATTCCGCGCCAGACCGCGCTGACCCCCAAGGTGCCGGCCGGGGCGCTGGTGGTGGCTGTGCGGCAGCTGGTGCTGTTTCCCAACGAGAGCGTGACCGGCTGGCGGATGGTCGGACGCTGCGCCTTCCGGCCCTTCCTCCGGGGGGCGAAGGAGCCTTTCGTGCTGGCGCCGGGAGATGCGCTGCGGTTCGAGCCGGTCGAGGCGGCGGAGTTGCAGCGACTGGAGCGCGAGCCGCTGGGCGGCGCCCGCTGCGAGGAGATCGCATGA
- a CDS encoding AMP-binding protein, whose protein sequence is MNSNAALYFVDRHVTEGRAEKPAFREADGAKRSQTYGELSRESARFAGALIRHGLRREERVAMIVHDQIEFPVVFWGAMKAGAIPVTLNTLLAAPDYEATRRPISTSAACAAWKTGSTRRSPTSPRASACPGRAPATRCAAGDVITSRLHRRAQLHQKAPAR, encoded by the coding sequence ATGAACAGCAACGCAGCCCTCTACTTCGTCGATCGCCATGTCACGGAGGGCCGGGCCGAAAAGCCGGCCTTCCGCGAGGCCGACGGGGCCAAACGTAGCCAGACCTACGGAGAGCTGTCCCGCGAGAGCGCGCGCTTCGCCGGGGCCCTCATCCGCCACGGCCTGCGCCGCGAGGAGCGGGTGGCGATGATCGTGCACGACCAGATCGAGTTTCCGGTCGTGTTCTGGGGGGCGATGAAGGCGGGCGCCATCCCGGTAACGCTCAACACCCTGCTGGCCGCGCCGGACTACGAGGCGACCCGCAGACCCATATCTACGTCTGCGGCCTGCGCGGCATGGAAGACGGGGTCGACAAGGCGCTCGCCAACATCGCCGAGAGCATCGGCCTGCCCTGGGAGAGCACCCGCGACGCGATGCGCGGCGGGGGACGTTATCACGTCGCGTCTTCATCGACGCGCCCAGCTTCACCAAAAGGCCCCCGCCCGATGA
- a CDS encoding putative zinc-binding metallopeptidase, with translation MQIFHCPACSEQVWFHNHHCPNGHALHFDPDAQAMVQGSDCERRAAIGCNWSAHTEQGPLCRSCAMTAVIPDPEVEGAESRLARTEAAKRWVLAGLHRWGWFGPSDAGPAPRFELVADRTRHGPEDITMGHADGVITLDVAESSRAVQEERRERLDEEYRTMIGHLRHELAHYLFLRLSTDDPAFPDGFRSLFGDERADYGEALKAHYANPRPAGDTHITSYATAHPHEDWAETVAHLLHLTDLVDSGHAVALAPGGDAYAEPDAQALIERAADFAMRVNHVNRALDLPDLYPFVLSDPVRDKLTFAHDALRRTG, from the coding sequence ATGCAAATATTCCACTGCCCCGCCTGTTCCGAGCAGGTCTGGTTTCACAACCACCACTGCCCCAACGGCCACGCGCTGCATTTCGACCCCGATGCCCAGGCCATGGTGCAGGGCTCCGATTGCGAGCGGCGCGCCGCCATCGGCTGCAACTGGTCCGCCCACACAGAGCAGGGGCCGCTCTGCCGCTCCTGCGCCATGACCGCCGTCATCCCCGACCCCGAGGTGGAGGGCGCCGAGAGCCGGCTGGCCCGCACCGAGGCGGCCAAGCGCTGGGTGCTGGCCGGGCTGCACCGCTGGGGCTGGTTCGGGCCCTCCGACGCCGGCCCCGCGCCGCGCTTCGAGCTGGTCGCCGACCGCACCCGCCACGGGCCGGAAGATATCACCATGGGCCATGCCGACGGCGTCATCACCCTCGACGTGGCCGAGAGCAGCCGTGCCGTGCAGGAAGAGCGCCGCGAGAGGCTCGACGAGGAGTACCGCACCATGATCGGCCACCTGCGTCACGAGCTGGCCCACTACCTCTTCCTGCGGCTCAGCACCGACGACCCGGCCTTTCCGGACGGCTTCCGCAGCCTCTTCGGCGACGAACGGGCCGATTACGGCGAGGCCCTGAAGGCGCATTACGCCAATCCAAGGCCCGCAGGCGACACCCACATCACCAGCTACGCCACCGCCCATCCCCACGAGGACTGGGCCGAGACCGTGGCCCACCTGCTGCACCTGACCGACCTGGTCGACAGCGGCCATGCCGTGGCCCTCGCGCCCGGCGGCGATGCCTATGCCGAGCCCGATGCCCAGGCCCTGATCGAACGCGCCGCCGACTTCGCCATGCGGGTCAACCACGTCAACCGCGCCCTCGACCTGCCCGATCTCTACCCCTTCGTCCTCTCCGACCCGGTCCGCGACAAGCTCACCTTCGCCCACGACGCGCTCCGCCGCACCGGCTGA
- a CDS encoding helix-turn-helix transcriptional regulator encodes MSEITNFRGQATSALGGSEMEAAVDRLISRVGERVRKARELRGLPRRVVSELSGVSPRYLAQLEAGEGNISIGLLKRVAVALDHRIEWLVGEDDPRTSEAMRVADLFSSSPADVRARVLELLTPEPPARMRGQRICLIGLRGAGKSTLGAALGARLGLPFIELNREIEEQAGMPVNEVMALYGQEGYRKLEAQAVSRITATHETLILAVAGGIVAEPDTYKTLLAQFHTIWLKASPEEHMRRVRAQGDTRPMAGNPEAMEQLKSILRSREALYDRAEAQLDTSGQPFEATLNALEALIHERGFLTGA; translated from the coding sequence ATGAGCGAAATCACCAACTTCCGGGGCCAGGCCACCTCCGCGCTGGGCGGCAGCGAGATGGAGGCGGCGGTCGACAGGCTCATCTCCCGGGTCGGCGAGCGGGTGCGCAAGGCCCGCGAGCTGCGCGGGCTGCCGCGCCGCGTGGTGTCCGAGCTCTCCGGCGTGTCGCCGCGCTACCTGGCGCAGCTCGAGGCGGGCGAGGGCAACATCTCCATCGGCCTGCTGAAGCGCGTCGCCGTGGCGCTCGACCACCGCATCGAATGGCTGGTGGGCGAGGATGATCCCCGGACCTCCGAGGCCATGCGCGTCGCCGACCTGTTTTCCTCCTCCCCCGCCGATGTCCGCGCCCGCGTGCTCGAGCTGCTCACCCCCGAGCCGCCCGCCCGGATGCGGGGCCAGCGGATCTGCCTCATCGGGCTGCGCGGGGCCGGAAAATCCACGCTCGGCGCGGCCCTGGGCGCGCGCCTCGGCCTGCCCTTCATCGAGCTGAACCGCGAGATCGAGGAGCAGGCGGGCATGCCGGTCAACGAGGTCATGGCGCTCTACGGGCAGGAGGGCTACCGCAAGCTCGAGGCCCAGGCCGTGAGCCGCATCACCGCCACCCACGAAACCCTCATCCTCGCTGTCGCCGGCGGCATCGTGGCCGAACCCGACACCTACAAGACCCTGCTCGCCCAGTTCCATACCATCTGGCTCAAGGCCTCTCCCGAGGAGCACATGCGCCGGGTCCGGGCCCAGGGCGATACCCGCCCGATGGCCGGCAACCCCGAGGCGATGGAGCAGCTCAAGAGCATCCTGCGCTCCCGCGAGGCCCTCTACGACCGCGCCGAGGCCCAGCTCGACACTTCGGGCCAGCCCTTCGAGGCCACGCTCAACGCGCTGGAGGCCCTGATCCACGAGCGTGGCTTCCTCACCGGCGCATGA
- a CDS encoding LysR family transcriptional regulator has product MDLAARLKPRQLRLIQRIGETRQLQSAAHMLAMSQPAASRVLAEIEAEVGAPLFLRHPKGMEPTLVGETFLRHARVILSELESLETEVAGLRSGEAGEVRVGSVTGPTVGVLVPAIQAVREAAPGIQATIEVGPSTQLVRGLEEGRFDFVIARLPPEYDSRQFRIYPARNEVIALVVRTGHPALGAPRRLAELRAYEWVIQDLGTPIRVAMDGAFHAAGLAAPDQITNSSSLLVVLSILAGTDAIAPQSQEVAEVITRNRIGDSFAKLELADPLAVAPYFVIHNRSQQMNRAAERVMQEVFRRL; this is encoded by the coding sequence ATGGACCTGGCCGCCCGGCTGAAGCCCCGCCAGTTGCGGCTGATCCAGCGGATCGGCGAGACCCGGCAGTTGCAGAGTGCGGCGCACATGCTGGCGATGAGCCAGCCCGCGGCCTCCCGTGTGCTGGCGGAGATCGAGGCGGAGGTGGGCGCGCCGCTTTTCCTGCGCCACCCCAAGGGGATGGAGCCGACCCTGGTGGGCGAGACCTTTCTGCGTCATGCGCGGGTGATCCTGAGCGAGTTGGAGAGCCTTGAGACCGAGGTGGCCGGGCTGCGCAGCGGCGAGGCCGGCGAGGTGCGGGTGGGGTCGGTGACCGGGCCGACGGTGGGGGTGCTGGTGCCCGCCATCCAGGCGGTGCGCGAAGCGGCGCCGGGGATACAGGCCACCATCGAGGTCGGCCCCTCGACCCAGCTTGTGCGGGGGCTGGAGGAAGGGCGGTTCGACTTTGTCATCGCGCGGCTGCCGCCGGAGTACGACAGCCGCCAGTTCCGCATCTACCCGGCGCGCAACGAGGTGATCGCGCTGGTGGTGCGCACGGGGCATCCGGCGCTGGGCGCGCCGCGCAGGCTGGCGGAGCTGCGGGCCTACGAATGGGTGATCCAGGACCTCGGCACGCCGATCCGGGTGGCGATGGACGGGGCCTTCCATGCCGCAGGGCTGGCGGCGCCGGACCAGATCACCAATTCCTCCTCGCTGCTGGTGGTGCTGTCGATCCTCGCCGGAACCGACGCGATCGCGCCGCAGAGCCAGGAGGTGGCGGAGGTGATCACCCGCAACCGGATCGGCGACAGCTTTGCCAAGCTGGAGCTGGCCGACCCGCTGGCGGTGGCGCCCTACTTCGTGATTCACAACCGGAGCCAGCAGATGAACCGGGCAGCGGAGCGGGTGATGCAGGAGGTGTTCCGGCGGCTCTGA
- the chvE gene encoding multiple monosaccharide ABC transporter substrate-binding protein: MKLKTLLASAAAVVAFTAGAYAEGTVGIAMPTKSSARWISDGESMVEQFEAAGYETDLQYAEDDIPNQLAQIENMITKGVDVLVIAAIDGTTLSNALENAAASGIKVIAYDRLIRDSENVDYYATFDNFKVGVQQASSLVAGLEERFGDGPYNVELFGGSPDDNNAYFFYDGAMSVLQPLIDAGTINVVSGQMGMDTVGTLRWDGAVAQARMDNLLSAHYTDKQVHGVLSPYDGLSIGILSSLKGVGYGSGDLKMPIVSGQDAEVPSVKSILAGEQYSTVFKDTRELARVTVGMVDAVLGGGEPEINDTSTYDNGMKVVPSYLLEPVSVDASNWEEILIGSGYYTEDQIK; encoded by the coding sequence ATGAAACTCAAGACCCTTCTCGCCTCGGCTGCGGCCGTGGTGGCCTTCACCGCTGGCGCCTACGCCGAGGGCACCGTCGGCATCGCCATGCCCACCAAGTCGTCCGCCCGCTGGATCTCGGACGGCGAGTCCATGGTCGAACAGTTCGAAGCCGCCGGCTACGAGACCGACCTGCAATACGCCGAGGATGACATCCCCAACCAGCTGGCCCAGATCGAGAACATGATCACCAAGGGTGTCGACGTGCTGGTGATCGCCGCCATCGACGGCACCACCCTGTCGAACGCGCTCGAGAACGCCGCTGCCTCCGGCATCAAGGTCATCGCCTACGACCGCCTGATCCGCGACAGCGAGAACGTCGACTATTACGCCACCTTCGACAACTTCAAGGTCGGCGTGCAGCAAGCCTCCAGCCTCGTCGCGGGCCTCGAGGAGCGCTTCGGCGACGGCCCCTACAACGTCGAGCTCTTCGGCGGCTCGCCCGACGACAACAACGCCTACTTCTTCTACGATGGCGCCATGTCGGTGCTCCAGCCGCTGATCGACGCGGGCACCATCAACGTGGTCTCCGGCCAGATGGGCATGGACACCGTCGGCACCCTGCGCTGGGATGGCGCCGTGGCCCAGGCCCGGATGGATAACCTCCTCTCCGCGCATTACACCGACAAGCAGGTGCACGGCGTGCTCTCGCCCTACGATGGCCTTTCCATCGGCATCCTGTCGTCGCTCAAGGGCGTCGGCTACGGTTCCGGCGACCTGAAGATGCCGATCGTCTCGGGCCAGGACGCCGAGGTGCCTTCGGTCAAGTCGATCCTCGCCGGCGAGCAGTATTCGACCGTCTTCAAGGACACCCGCGAACTCGCCCGCGTCACCGTGGGCATGGTCGATGCGGTCCTCGGCGGCGGCGAGCCCGAGATCAACGACACCTCGACCTACGACAACGGCATGAAGGTCGTGCCTTCCTACCTGCTCGAGCCCGTCTCCGTCGACGCGAGCAACTGGGAAGAGATCCTGATCGGCTCCGGCTACTACACCGAAGACCAGATCAAGTAA
- the mmsA gene encoding multiple monosaccharide ABC transporter ATP-binding protein, with translation MTALLEMRSITKEFPGVKALDTVNLTVKQGEIHALVGENGAGKSTLMKVLSGVYPVGSYEGEIHYDGGLAEFRTISDSEARGIIIIHQELALVPLLSIAENLFLGNERSKGGVIDWRETNRRTEELLRKVGLREPPTTMVDKIGVGKQQLVEIAKALSKEVRLLILDEPTAALSESDSQALLDLMLELKAQGVTQIIISHKLNEVRRVADTVTVIRDGTTVSTMDAREGGITEDRIVRDMVGRDMAHRYPERTRRAGDVLMQVKGWNVWHPEHSDRQVIRNADLTVRAGEVVGIAGLMGSGRTELAMSIFGRSYGRNISGSVEIGGTPVDTSTVPRAIQTGLAYVTEDRKSLGLILEENIQRNITLTNLPQVSSAGVLNEAEETKVAEKYRRAMNIRTPSVFQTVMNLSGGNQQKVALSKWLFAEPQVLILDEPTRGIDVGAKFEIYGIINELSAQGRGVIMISSEMPELLGMCDRIYVMNEGELVGELTAEEASQERIMSLIVTD, from the coding sequence ATGACCGCGCTGCTCGAAATGCGCTCGATCACCAAGGAATTCCCCGGCGTGAAGGCCCTCGACACGGTGAACCTCACCGTGAAGCAAGGCGAGATTCACGCGCTGGTGGGAGAAAACGGCGCCGGCAAGTCCACGCTGATGAAGGTGCTCTCCGGGGTCTATCCCGTGGGCAGCTACGAAGGCGAAATCCACTACGACGGCGGGCTGGCCGAGTTTCGCACCATCTCCGACAGCGAGGCGCGGGGCATCATCATCATCCACCAGGAGCTTGCCCTGGTGCCCCTGCTCTCGATCGCCGAAAACCTGTTTCTCGGCAACGAGCGCAGCAAGGGCGGCGTCATCGACTGGCGCGAGACCAACCGCCGCACCGAGGAACTGCTGCGCAAGGTGGGGCTCAGGGAGCCGCCCACCACTATGGTCGACAAGATCGGCGTCGGCAAACAGCAGCTGGTCGAGATCGCCAAGGCCCTCTCCAAGGAGGTCCGCCTGCTGATCCTCGACGAGCCCACCGCCGCGCTCTCGGAGTCCGACAGCCAGGCCCTGCTCGACCTGATGCTGGAGCTGAAGGCCCAGGGCGTCACCCAGATCATCATCAGCCACAAGCTGAACGAGGTCCGCCGCGTGGCCGATACCGTCACCGTCATCCGCGACGGCACCACGGTTTCCACCATGGACGCCCGCGAGGGCGGCATCACCGAAGACCGCATCGTGCGCGACATGGTCGGCCGCGACATGGCCCACCGCTACCCCGAGCGCACCCGCCGCGCGGGCGACGTGCTGATGCAGGTCAAGGGCTGGAACGTCTGGCACCCCGAGCACAGCGACCGGCAGGTCATCCGCAACGCCGATCTCACCGTACGCGCCGGCGAGGTGGTGGGCATCGCCGGCCTCATGGGCTCGGGGCGCACCGAGCTGGCCATGTCGATCTTCGGGCGCAGCTACGGGCGCAACATCTCGGGCAGCGTGGAGATCGGCGGCACGCCCGTCGATACCTCCACCGTCCCCCGCGCCATCCAGACCGGGCTCGCCTACGTTACCGAGGACCGCAAGAGCCTGGGCCTGATCCTCGAAGAGAACATCCAGCGCAACATCACGCTGACCAACCTTCCGCAGGTCTCCAGCGCCGGCGTGCTCAACGAGGCCGAAGAGACCAAGGTCGCCGAAAAGTACCGCCGCGCCATGAACATCCGCACGCCCTCGGTGTTCCAGACGGTGATGAACCTTTCGGGCGGCAACCAGCAGAAGGTCGCGCTCTCCAAATGGCTCTTCGCCGAGCCGCAGGTGCTCATCCTCGACGAGCCGACCCGCGGCATCGACGTGGGCGCGAAGTTCGAGATCTACGGCATCATCAACGAGCTTTCGGCGCAGGGCAGGGGGGTCATCATGATCTCGTCGGAAATGCCCGAACTGCTCGGCATGTGCGACCGCATCTATGTGATGAACGAAGGCGAGCTGGTCGGCGAACTCACCGCCGAAGAGGCCAGCCAGGAGCGCATCATGTCGCTCATCGTGACCGATTGA